DNA from Streptomyces sp. NBC_01260:
CGGCGAGGACCTGAGCGCCGACGACACCGCGTGGGCGATGGACCGCATCATGAGCGGTGAGGCGACCGACGTGCAGATCGCCGGCTTCGCGGTGGCCCTGCGCGCCAAGGGCGAGACCGTCACGGAGGTCACCGGTCTGGTCCGTGCGATGTACGAGCACGCCACCACGATTCACGTGCCCGGCCGTACGGTCGACATCGTCGGCACCGGTGGCGACATGGCCAAGACGGTCAACATCTCCACCATGTCCGCGATCGTCGTGGCGGGGGCCGGGGCCAAGGTCGTCAAGCACGGCAACCGCGCCTCCTCCTCGGCCAGCGGCTCCTCCGACGTACTGGGCAAGCTCGGCGTCAATCTGGATCTGCCCCCGCAGCGCGTCGTCGAGGTGGCCGAGGAGGCGGGCATCACCTTCTGCTTCGCGGTGAAGTTCCACCCCGCCCTGCGGTACGCGGCGAAGGCCCGGGCGGAGCTGGGCGCCCCGACCACCTTCAACATTCTCGGTCCGCTCACCAATCCGGCCCAGGTGCGCTCCCAGGCCATCGGGGTCGCCGACCTGCGGATGGCACCCATCGTCGCGGGCGTGCTCGCCGAACGCGGCAACTCCGCGCTGGTCTTCCGCGGCGACGACGGCCTGGACGAGCTGACCACCACCGCGACCTCCAGGGTCTGGGTGGCCCGGGACGGCGTCGTGCGCGAGCAGGCCTTCGACCCGCGCGACGTCGGCCTGGAGCTGGTACCGGTGGAAGCGCTGCGCGGCGCCGACGCCTCGTACAACGCCGATGTGGCCCGCCGGCTGCTGGCCGGCGAGACCGGTCCCGTACGGGAGGCCGTCCTGCTCAACGCGGCGGCGGCCCTGGTCGCGCTGGACCAGGGGGAGGGCACGCTTACCGAGCAGCTCGCCGCCGGTATCGCGAAGGCCGCCGAGTCCATCGACTCCGGGTCCGCCGGGCGGGCGCTGGAGAGATGGGTCAGGGCCAGCAACGCCTGAGCGCAGGGAATGTGAAGCAGGGCGCAGTCCATGATCTGGACTGCGCCTTGCGCGTTCACCCACGTATGGCAAGATGCTGGGCAGGTCATGAGTGACAGCGACTACGGCCCCGGCCCGCTGTCCGGCAACCCTCCGTCCGTGGCGGGGTGCCCCGGGTGAAGACCAGGCCGTAGGCAGCGAGGTCTGCGGCAAGCGCGGACCCCTCGACGTCGTGAGACGTCCACCCGTGGGGTCCTGGTCCTCAGGGAGCCTCTGTGAGCAAGCGAATGCGATAGGGCTTTTCGGCCCTCCTCCGCACACCCTTCTTCTTCCTTCCGTGCTGCCGCGTATCCGCGGGCACGCGGAATTCGCCTGCCTGTTACGGGAGTTCGTCATGTCTGTCTTCACCGCTGCCGCCGACCAGTCCATTTGTGCCCCGTTGCCCGTTCTGGGGAAGGATGTGACGGTTCCGCTGGTGACCGGCGGTGAGGTCACGTACGCCGCGCTGGACTACGCCGCCAGCGCCCCGGCCCTGCAGCGGGTGTGGGACGACGTCGCCGCGTACGCGCCGTACTACGGCAGCGTCCACCGCGGCGCCGGATACCTCTCGCAGCTCTCCACGGACCTCTTCGAGAGCAGCCGGGTCACCGTCGCGGAGTTCCTCGGCTGCCGCGCCGACGATCAGGTGGTCTTCACCCGGTCGACCACCGACTCGCTCAACCTGCTGGCCGCGGCGGTTCCCGCCGACTGCCAGGTCTTCGTCTTCGAGACCGAGCACCACGCGTCGCTGCTGCCCTGGCGCGACGCCCGCGTGACCTACCTGAACGCCCCGCGCACCCCCGCCCAGGCCGTCGCCGCGCTGGAGCGGGCACTCGCCGACCGCGATCCTTCCCCGAGCTCTCAGCTTCGTTCGAGCAGGGGAGGCCCCACTGGTCCCGCGCTGGTCTGCGTCACCGGCGCCTCCAATGTCACCGGTGAGCTGTGGCCGGTCAAGGAGCTCGCCGCCGCCGCGCACGCTCACGGCGCGCGGATCGTGCTGGACGCCGCGCAGCTGGCCCCGCACCACCCCGTCGACATCGCCGAGCTGGACGTCGACTGGGTCGCCTTCTCCGGACACAAGCTGTACGCGCCGTTCGGCTCGGGCGTCCTGGCCGGCCGCTCCGACTGGCTGCGCGACGCCGACCCCTACCTGGCCGGCGGCGGCGCCTCCCGCAAGGTGGCCCGGCGGGCCGGCGGCGGGGTGGACGTCGAGTGGCACACCACCGCCGCCCGCCACGAGGCAGGTTCCCCCAACGTCATCGGCGTCTACTCCATCGCCTCCGCCTGCAAGGCGCTCACCGAGGCCGGATTCGAGGGCCTGGTCGCCCGGGAGCAGCAGCTCGTCACCGCGGTCCGTGCCGGACTCGCCGAGGTCCCCGCGGTCAAGGTGCTCTCGTTGTTCGGCGACGACGCCCCGCGGGTCGGCGTCATCTCCTTCGTGGTGGAGGGCTGGAACAGCTCGCACTTCGCCGCGGCGCTCTCCGCGGAGTACGGCATCGGGGTGCGCGACGGACTGTTCTGCGCCCACCCGCTGGTGCGCACCCTGCTCGGCAGCGACCCGCAGGACGTCGGCGAGTGCGGTGCGCCTGAGGCCGATCCGGGGGAGAGGTCGCTCAACGCGATCCGGGTCAGCTTCGGTGCCGGCACGCCGGACGAGCACATCGAGCGCTTCGTGCGGGCGGTCAAGGAGCTGGTGAGCGAGGGCGCCCAGTGGAAGTACCGCACCGAGGGCGGCCGTTGCGTCCCGGACCGGGGTACCGCCCAGGTCTGAGGGGCGCAGAACGCGTTCGGCCGGGTACGGACAGCTGTCCGTACCCGGCCGAACGTATGTACCTATGCGTCCAGGCCGATGGCGAAGGCCGCCTCCAGGTCGTGCTGCGAGTACGTACGGAACGCCACGTGGGTGTCGGTCCCCTCGACGCCGGGGATCTTGCTGATCCGGCCGGGGATGACGTCGGCCAGATCGTCGTGCTTGGCCACCCGGACCATGGCGATCAGGTCGTACGTACCGGTGACCGAGAAGACCTCGCTGACGCTGTCCAGCGCTGCGACGGCCTCGGCGATCTCGGGAATCCGGTCCACACTGGTCTTGATGAGCACGATCGCGGTGATCACGGCTGGCTTTCTCCCTCGGTGGCCGTGGCTGGAGATCTCACTCTAGCGCCACGCCGGTAGCGCCCCCAGGCGTAGAGGAAGCCGATGGCGAAGCCGACCACATGAGCGAGATAGGCCACGCCGGGGCCGCTGCCGGCGCCCTTGGCGGCCAGCCACTGCAGCACGAACCAGAAGATCAGCACGATCCAGGCGGGGAAGCGCAGCGGCAGGAAGAGCAGGAACGGGA
Protein-coding regions in this window:
- the trpD gene encoding anthranilate phosphoribosyltransferase, translating into MNVVTPVGGDSVAARTWPGVLTPLLRGEDLSADDTAWAMDRIMSGEATDVQIAGFAVALRAKGETVTEVTGLVRAMYEHATTIHVPGRTVDIVGTGGDMAKTVNISTMSAIVVAGAGAKVVKHGNRASSSASGSSDVLGKLGVNLDLPPQRVVEVAEEAGITFCFAVKFHPALRYAAKARAELGAPTTFNILGPLTNPAQVRSQAIGVADLRMAPIVAGVLAERGNSALVFRGDDGLDELTTTATSRVWVARDGVVREQAFDPRDVGLELVPVEALRGADASYNADVARRLLAGETGPVREAVLLNAAAALVALDQGEGTLTEQLAAGIAKAAESIDSGSAGRALERWVRASNA
- a CDS encoding aminotransferase class V-fold PLP-dependent enzyme; its protein translation is MSVFTAAADQSICAPLPVLGKDVTVPLVTGGEVTYAALDYAASAPALQRVWDDVAAYAPYYGSVHRGAGYLSQLSTDLFESSRVTVAEFLGCRADDQVVFTRSTTDSLNLLAAAVPADCQVFVFETEHHASLLPWRDARVTYLNAPRTPAQAVAALERALADRDPSPSSQLRSSRGGPTGPALVCVTGASNVTGELWPVKELAAAAHAHGARIVLDAAQLAPHHPVDIAELDVDWVAFSGHKLYAPFGSGVLAGRSDWLRDADPYLAGGGASRKVARRAGGGVDVEWHTTAARHEAGSPNVIGVYSIASACKALTEAGFEGLVAREQQLVTAVRAGLAEVPAVKVLSLFGDDAPRVGVISFVVEGWNSSHFAAALSAEYGIGVRDGLFCAHPLVRTLLGSDPQDVGECGAPEADPGERSLNAIRVSFGAGTPDEHIERFVRAVKELVSEGAQWKYRTEGGRCVPDRGTAQV
- a CDS encoding Lrp/AsnC family transcriptional regulator, giving the protein MITAIVLIKTSVDRIPEIAEAVAALDSVSEVFSVTGTYDLIAMVRVAKHDDLADVIPGRISKIPGVEGTDTHVAFRTYSQHDLEAAFAIGLDA